A window of Phycobacter azelaicus contains these coding sequences:
- a CDS encoding NAD(P)/FAD-dependent oxidoreductase, which yields MKSFDVIVIGGGIAGISAAAELARDMSVLVLEAEPQIGYHATGRSAAIFIRNYGNETLRALNAASAPVLEAPEGISDRSLLSPRGEMLVADESELAALEDYAKGATGLERLTAQQAVELVPILRPERIMGAVIEWDAQDIDVDRMLSGYATALKRQGGQVKTAARVGNLTRRSGVWEVTVGEALYSAPIVINAAGAWASGLAKMAGATAIEVCPLRRSAAILPAPDGQDPSRWPLFASASEAWYAKPEAGKLMVSPADEDPVDPHDAWADDMVLAEGLHRYEQAVTVPVTRVEASWAGLRSFAPDRTPVVGFDTRADGFFWLAGQGGYGVQTAPALAAMTAALCKGAQPAIGEAITSAVSPQRFER from the coding sequence GTGAAGAGCTTTGATGTCATCGTGATTGGCGGCGGCATAGCCGGAATCTCTGCCGCTGCGGAACTCGCGCGCGACATGTCGGTGCTGGTGCTCGAGGCGGAGCCGCAGATTGGCTATCACGCCACGGGACGCTCGGCTGCGATCTTCATTCGCAACTACGGCAACGAAACCCTGCGGGCGCTGAATGCCGCCTCGGCCCCGGTGCTGGAGGCGCCCGAGGGGATCTCGGACCGCTCGCTTCTGTCCCCGCGCGGCGAAATGCTGGTGGCAGATGAGAGCGAACTGGCCGCCCTGGAAGACTACGCCAAGGGCGCCACCGGGCTGGAACGACTGACGGCTCAGCAGGCGGTGGAATTGGTCCCGATCCTGCGCCCCGAACGTATCATGGGGGCCGTGATTGAATGGGACGCGCAGGATATCGACGTTGATCGAATGCTGTCAGGCTATGCCACAGCGCTGAAGCGCCAAGGGGGGCAGGTCAAGACTGCGGCACGCGTGGGGAACCTGACCCGTCGCTCAGGCGTTTGGGAGGTAACGGTGGGCGAAGCGCTCTATTCGGCACCCATTGTGATCAACGCGGCCGGAGCTTGGGCGTCTGGCCTCGCAAAGATGGCAGGTGCCACAGCGATTGAGGTCTGTCCCTTGCGCCGCTCTGCCGCGATTCTGCCTGCACCAGACGGGCAGGACCCATCACGCTGGCCCCTTTTCGCTTCGGCCTCCGAAGCCTGGTACGCCAAGCCCGAAGCGGGCAAACTGATGGTGTCCCCCGCCGACGAAGACCCGGTGGATCCGCATGACGCCTGGGCCGACGATATGGTTCTGGCCGAGGGGCTGCATCGCTACGAGCAGGCGGTCACGGTCCCAGTGACACGGGTCGAGGCTTCATGGGCCGGCCTGCGCAGTTTCGCCCCTGATCGCACTCCGGTTGTGGGCTTTGACACGCGTGCCGACGGCTTTTTCTGGCTGGCAGGGCAGGGCGGCTACGGAGTGCAAACAGCCCCCGCGCTTGCGGCCATGACTGCGGCATTGTGCAAGGGCGCTCAGCCCGCTATCGGTGAAGCCATAACATCTGCCGTCAGTCCGCAGCGTTTTGAGCGCTGA
- a CDS encoding DEAD/DEAH box helicase: MKQTLAMALERRGYETLTPVQEAVTDPSLGSADLLVSAQTGSGKTVGFGLAIAGAILGEEDRFGPAALPLALIIAPTRELALQVKRELGWLYGEAGAQVASCVGGMDMRDERRALERGAHIVVATPGRLRDHIMRGSIDLSDLRAVVLDEADEMLDLGFREDLEFILGESPEERQTLLFSATVPRAIAELAKSYQRDAIRISTVAEKSQHSDIEYRAMAVAPRDDENAIINVLRYYEAPNAIVFCNTRAMVNRLVTRLSNRGFSVVALSGELSQAERSHALQAMRDGRARVCVATDVAARGIDLPNLDLVVHAELPSSHETLLHRSGRTGRAGRKGVSALVVPPKARKKAERLLKMAKLQVTWGNAPSADEVSARDGERMLEDPVWQEAVSDSEQPMVTQLAEKFSSDQLAAAYLRLWRAGRSAPEELSEATAKPEPRAPFGPSVWFSIAAGRKDGADPRRLLPMLCRAGDITKADIGAIRIQQDETFAEIRESSLNGFLAALGAEMALDDGTGLKQLDSPPNLPAGRPSGPRKFDGPRSGKPGPKKPHRGQDKGGFGRPEGESKPRPPRAAKPHKDERPRREKPEAQKPREPNAVVTPRGKSAAKAGNRPGAGDTSKSLRGKDDGKPRSRSDRPKGPPPPKGKPNSKKNKARAAATKAAKGGFAKPKRPKP, translated from the coding sequence TTGAAACAGACACTCGCTATGGCGCTGGAGCGCCGTGGATATGAAACACTTACTCCAGTTCAGGAGGCTGTGACCGACCCCTCCCTGGGCAGCGCAGATCTTTTGGTCTCCGCCCAAACCGGTTCCGGCAAGACCGTTGGTTTTGGCCTCGCCATCGCAGGCGCAATCCTCGGCGAGGAAGACCGTTTTGGCCCAGCCGCCCTGCCCCTTGCCCTGATTATCGCACCGACCCGCGAACTGGCCTTGCAGGTAAAGCGTGAACTTGGCTGGCTTTATGGCGAAGCAGGCGCGCAGGTCGCCTCTTGCGTTGGCGGCATGGATATGCGCGACGAACGCCGCGCGCTTGAACGCGGCGCCCATATCGTTGTTGCCACGCCCGGCCGGTTGCGCGATCACATCATGCGCGGCTCCATCGATCTGTCCGATCTGCGGGCCGTGGTGCTGGACGAAGCGGACGAGATGCTGGACCTCGGCTTTCGCGAGGATCTGGAATTCATCCTGGGCGAATCCCCCGAAGAGCGGCAGACGCTGCTGTTCTCTGCCACCGTCCCGCGCGCAATTGCCGAGCTTGCCAAAAGCTATCAGCGCGATGCGATACGGATCTCCACCGTGGCCGAGAAATCCCAGCACAGCGACATCGAATACCGCGCCATGGCCGTTGCCCCACGCGATGACGAGAACGCCATCATCAACGTGCTGCGCTACTACGAGGCGCCCAACGCCATCGTCTTCTGCAACACGCGAGCGATGGTGAACAGACTGGTCACGCGCCTGTCGAACCGTGGATTCTCGGTCGTTGCCCTGTCAGGTGAGCTGTCTCAGGCTGAGCGCAGCCACGCGCTGCAGGCCATGCGGGACGGGCGCGCCCGTGTCTGTGTTGCCACCGATGTCGCCGCACGTGGCATCGATCTGCCGAACCTCGATCTGGTGGTCCACGCGGAACTGCCCTCTAGCCATGAAACCCTGCTGCACCGCTCGGGCCGTACGGGCCGCGCCGGTCGCAAAGGCGTCAGCGCGCTGGTCGTCCCGCCGAAGGCGCGAAAAAAGGCCGAACGCCTGCTGAAGATGGCCAAGCTTCAGGTCACCTGGGGCAATGCGCCCTCAGCCGATGAAGTGAGCGCCCGCGATGGAGAGCGGATGCTGGAAGATCCAGTCTGGCAAGAAGCTGTCAGCGATAGCGAACAGCCCATGGTCACCCAACTGGCCGAGAAATTTTCATCCGACCAGCTGGCTGCTGCCTATCTGCGGCTTTGGCGCGCTGGACGATCGGCCCCCGAAGAGCTGTCGGAAGCTACCGCCAAGCCGGAACCCCGCGCACCCTTTGGGCCAAGCGTCTGGTTCTCGATTGCTGCCGGTCGCAAAGATGGCGCCGATCCACGTCGCCTGCTGCCGATGCTATGCCGCGCCGGGGACATCACCAAGGCCGATATTGGCGCCATTCGTATTCAGCAGGACGAGACCTTTGCCGAGATCCGCGAAAGCAGCCTGAACGGCTTTCTGGCTGCTCTTGGCGCCGAGATGGCGCTTGACGATGGCACCGGGCTAAAGCAGCTCGACAGCCCGCCGAACCTGCCCGCGGGTCGTCCCTCTGGACCGCGCAAGTTCGACGGACCGCGATCTGGGAAACCCGGTCCGAAAAAGCCCCACCGGGGGCAGGACAAGGGCGGCTTCGGAAGGCCCGAAGGCGAAAGCAAGCCACGCCCCCCCCGCGCGGCGAAACCACACAAGGATGAGCGTCCACGCCGGGAGAAACCCGAAGCGCAAAAGCCGCGCGAACCCAATGCGGTGGTAACTCCGCGCGGGAAATCCGCCGCAAAGGCAGGCAACAGACCCGGCGCAGGTGACACCAGTAAGAGTTTGCGTGGGAAGGATGACGGCAAACCCCGCTCACGGTCGGACCGCCCAAAGGGTCCGCCGCCGCCGAAGGGCAAACCAAACAGCAAAAAGAACAAGGCAAGAGCGGCCGCAACCAAAGCTGCAAAAGGCGGATTTGCCAAGCCAAAGCGGCCAAAACCCTAA
- a CDS encoding molybdopterin oxidoreductase family protein has translation MSDQRTHFRTCNICEAMCGLIVAHTDDAVLSIKPNPEDPLSRGHICPKAIALQDFRTDPDRVTTPLKKVDGAFIPVSWDEAYDYAVERLTAVQDAHGKDAVGVYLGNPNAHKFGNLLTLPRLVKALGTQNRYSSATADQIPHHVASIHMLGHPMLIPVPDVSRTDFMLIIGGNPLVSNGSMMTAPGFGKRMEEIHARGGRTVVVDPRRTETAEKASDHLFIRPETDAFLLLALIHEVFAAGLARLGTLEPVIEGLDALRQAVEPFTPELAAERTGIKADTIRRLAHDFAASKTAVCYARMGASTQSFGSICQWASNALNIITGNFDSPGGAMFTTPALDYVGMTSRKGRVRSYPEKRSRVSGQPLYNGEFPVSVMAEEMETPGDGQIRAMITVAGNPVLTAPNGPRIGKAMEALDFMMSIDLHINDTTRHADLILPATVALEEHVYDMVFHSFAVRNTAAFAKPIFAAPNGNPQEWEVISTLAARLTGSNSIGPSPEEMLAALLPQGHHSDRVTVDAMLSAETGSIDLGPLVPNLADRLETADGQLHLAPEVFLEDLPRLRAFTPPVTADFPMLMIGRRQVRSHNSWTQNSQRLVKGRNRCTVQVNPADAARLGLSEGQDSRVQSRVGQVTLPVEITDEIAPGVVSIPQGWGQSGPNLSVATAVQTVSINDLTDDLRMDPVSGNAAFNGVPVTLQAVPQAG, from the coding sequence ATGAGCGACCAAAGAACACATTTTCGGACCTGCAACATATGCGAAGCCATGTGCGGGCTGATCGTGGCACACACCGATGACGCGGTCCTATCGATCAAACCGAACCCGGAGGATCCACTGTCGCGGGGGCATATCTGCCCCAAGGCTATTGCCCTGCAGGATTTCCGCACCGACCCGGACCGGGTGACCACCCCGCTGAAGAAGGTTGATGGCGCATTCATTCCGGTCTCGTGGGATGAGGCCTATGACTATGCCGTTGAGCGTCTGACTGCAGTTCAAGATGCCCACGGGAAGGATGCGGTCGGCGTCTACCTGGGGAACCCCAATGCGCACAAGTTCGGCAACCTTTTGACCTTGCCCCGGCTGGTCAAGGCGCTGGGGACGCAGAACCGCTATTCCTCGGCCACGGCAGACCAGATCCCGCATCATGTTGCCTCGATCCACATGCTGGGCCATCCCATGCTGATCCCGGTGCCGGATGTCTCGCGCACCGATTTCATGCTGATCATCGGCGGCAACCCTCTGGTGTCGAACGGGTCGATGATGACCGCGCCCGGATTTGGCAAGCGTATGGAGGAGATCCACGCGCGTGGCGGGCGCACGGTCGTGGTCGACCCTCGGCGCACCGAAACCGCCGAAAAGGCCAGCGATCATCTGTTTATCCGCCCCGAAACCGATGCTTTCCTTCTGCTGGCGCTGATCCACGAGGTCTTTGCGGCTGGCCTCGCGCGCCTTGGCACGCTGGAGCCGGTGATTGAGGGGCTGGATGCGCTACGGCAGGCGGTAGAGCCTTTCACGCCAGAACTGGCCGCCGAGCGGACCGGGATCAAAGCCGATACCATCCGCAGGCTCGCCCATGATTTTGCCGCCTCGAAAACCGCCGTCTGCTATGCCCGCATGGGTGCCTCGACGCAGAGCTTTGGCTCGATCTGCCAATGGGCCAGCAACGCGCTCAACATCATCACCGGCAATTTCGACAGCCCCGGCGGCGCCATGTTCACAACGCCTGCGCTGGACTATGTCGGCATGACCAGCCGCAAGGGACGGGTGCGCAGCTACCCCGAGAAACGCTCGCGCGTGTCGGGCCAGCCGCTGTATAACGGAGAATTCCCGGTCTCGGTCATGGCCGAAGAGATGGAGACACCGGGCGACGGGCAGATCCGCGCCATGATCACCGTCGCGGGCAATCCGGTTCTGACGGCGCCCAATGGCCCACGGATTGGCAAGGCAATGGAAGCGCTCGATTTCATGATGTCGATCGACCTGCACATCAACGACACCACCCGCCATGCCGATCTGATCCTGCCTGCCACGGTTGCGCTGGAAGAGCACGTCTATGACATGGTGTTCCACAGCTTTGCCGTGCGCAATACCGCCGCCTTTGCAAAACCGATTTTTGCGGCTCCGAACGGCAACCCGCAGGAATGGGAGGTGATCTCGACCCTGGCCGCCCGGCTGACCGGCAGCAACAGCATTGGCCCATCACCAGAGGAAATGCTGGCGGCACTGCTGCCACAGGGACATCACAGCGACCGTGTTACCGTCGACGCCATGTTGAGCGCTGAAACCGGATCCATCGATCTTGGCCCTCTGGTTCCGAATCTCGCGGATCGGCTGGAGACGGCGGACGGGCAATTGCACCTTGCGCCAGAGGTCTTTCTGGAGGATCTTCCGCGCCTGCGTGCATTTACGCCCCCGGTCACAGCGGACTTCCCCATGCTGATGATTGGCCGACGACAGGTGCGCAGTCACAACAGCTGGACCCAGAACAGCCAGCGGCTGGTAAAGGGGCGCAACCGGTGTACCGTGCAGGTTAACCCCGCTGATGCAGCGCGCCTGGGTCTCAGTGAAGGACAAGACAGCCGCGTCCAAAGCAGGGTCGGGCAGGTTACATTGCCGGTCGAGATCACTGATGAGATTGCACCGGGAGTTGTTTCGATCCCTCAAGGCTGGGGGCAAAGCGGCCCTAACCTATCCGTCGCCACTGCGGTTCAGACCGTCTCGATCAACGATCTGACGGATGATCTGCGCATGGATCCGGTCAGCGGAAATGCCGCCTTCAACGGCGTGCCCGTGACGCTTCAGGCTGTACCGCAGGCCGGGTAA
- a CDS encoding GNAT family N-acetyltransferase translates to MEVRFRNATAEDVPALQKALEHLSADLGDTHHGTEADLLRAGFGDDPIFGAILAEDGPPSAARMVGVSVFTPLFSTMRGAAGVYVSDLWVSEDMRGQKLGQRLLTAVLEEGRRRWQAKFLKLNVYDISEDSRRFYERLGFAPVITETEMKLDEAGCAALRGER, encoded by the coding sequence ATGGAGGTCCGGTTTCGCAATGCCACCGCCGAAGATGTGCCTGCGCTGCAAAAGGCGTTGGAGCATCTTTCGGCAGACCTTGGCGATACGCACCATGGCACCGAAGCGGATCTTTTGCGTGCGGGCTTTGGGGATGATCCAATCTTTGGTGCCATCCTGGCCGAAGACGGGCCGCCTTCGGCGGCGCGCATGGTCGGGGTGAGCGTTTTCACGCCGCTGTTTTCCACCATGCGCGGAGCAGCGGGGGTCTATGTGTCTGACCTATGGGTGAGCGAGGACATGCGCGGGCAAAAGCTGGGCCAGCGCCTGCTGACGGCTGTGCTCGAAGAAGGTCGGCGCCGGTGGCAGGCGAAGTTCCTCAAGCTCAACGTCTATGACATCAGCGAGGATTCGCGCAGGTTCTACGAGCGGCTGGGCTTTGCCCCGGTCATCACTGAGACGGAAATGAAATTGGATGAGGCCGGATGCGCGGCCCTGAGAGGAGAGCGATGA
- a CDS encoding RidA family protein: protein MSEITRKHTGPRMSQIVTHGDTIYLAGQVGTAGASVAQQTKDCLEKIDALLAEVGSDKTRILQTVIWLADMKDFAEMNEVWDAWVPEGHTPARACGEAKLATPEYLVEFIVTAAKA, encoded by the coding sequence ATGAGTGAGATCACCCGCAAACACACCGGCCCCCGTATGAGCCAGATCGTCACCCACGGTGACACCATCTATCTTGCCGGTCAGGTGGGCACCGCAGGTGCAAGCGTTGCCCAGCAGACCAAAGATTGCCTTGAAAAGATCGATGCGCTTCTGGCTGAGGTCGGCAGTGACAAGACCCGGATCCTCCAGACGGTGATCTGGCTTGCGGACATGAAAGACTTTGCCGAGATGAACGAGGTCTGGGATGCATGGGTGCCCGAGGGCCACACGCCTGCCCGCGCCTGCGGAGAGGCAAAGCTTGCCACACCTGAGTACCTGGTGGAGTTCATCGTCACGGCGGCCAAAGCCTGA
- a CDS encoding 3-keto-5-aminohexanoate cleavage protein, translated as MSKILITCAITGSIHTPSMSPYLPVTADEITEHALGAAEAGAAILHLHARDPETGQPSASSDHFKAFLPRIKQASDAVLNISTGGSAVMTLEDRLAAPKMAEPEMCSLNMGTMNFALYPAAERITEWKHDWEKPFLENSDDLVFKNTPRDMAQILTELGQQRGARFEFECYDVSHLYMLKHFVDRGLVRAPLFIQFVFGVLGGIGPDPENLTHMKLIADKLFGDSYMFSVLAAGRHQMPLITMGAAMGGHVRVGLEDSLMISRGQLAKTNAEQVSKIRRIVEDLGREVASPDEARLMLDLKGADRTAI; from the coding sequence ATGTCCAAGATCCTGATCACCTGCGCCATCACCGGCTCGATCCATACGCCGTCGATGTCGCCCTATCTGCCGGTGACGGCGGATGAGATCACCGAGCATGCGCTGGGCGCCGCCGAAGCGGGGGCGGCGATCCTGCATCTGCATGCGCGTGATCCCGAAACCGGCCAGCCTTCGGCCAGCAGTGACCACTTCAAGGCTTTTCTGCCGCGCATCAAGCAGGCGAGCGATGCGGTGCTGAACATCTCGACCGGGGGCAGCGCGGTGATGACGCTGGAGGATCGTCTGGCAGCGCCCAAGATGGCCGAGCCGGAAATGTGCAGCCTCAATATGGGCACGATGAACTTCGCGCTCTATCCCGCGGCGGAGCGGATCACCGAGTGGAAGCACGACTGGGAAAAGCCGTTTCTGGAAAACTCTGACGATCTGGTCTTCAAGAACACCCCGCGCGACATGGCGCAGATCCTGACCGAGCTCGGACAGCAGCGCGGCGCGCGGTTTGAGTTCGAATGCTATGATGTCAGCCACCTTTACATGCTGAAGCATTTTGTGGATCGGGGGCTGGTACGGGCGCCCTTGTTCATCCAGTTCGTCTTTGGTGTCCTGGGCGGAATTGGACCAGACCCGGAGAACCTCACCCATATGAAACTGATCGCTGACAAGCTGTTTGGCGACAGCTACATGTTCTCGGTGCTGGCGGCAGGGCGTCACCAGATGCCATTGATCACAATGGGCGCGGCCATGGGCGGGCATGTGCGCGTGGGGCTGGAGGACAGCCTGATGATCTCGCGCGGGCAACTGGCCAAGACCAACGCCGAACAGGTGAGCAAGATCCGCCGTATCGTCGAGGACCTGGGCCGCGAGGTCGCCAGCCCGGATGAGGCGCGCCTGATGCTGGATCTGAAAGGCGCGGACCGGACGGCGATCTGA
- a CDS encoding histone deacetylase family protein, with product MKAIFDERQWNHDPKHFMANGAILPNPEQPKRIEVLHAGAVAAGCSFEAPKDAGLGPIAALHSAEYLTFLETIYTRWQRIPGAGEEVIPNIHPARRTDGYPKSAVGQAGFHQADTACPIAEGTWEAAYWSAQSAVTGADLIRDGERAAYVLSRPPGHHAFGDLAGGFCFLNNSGIAAERLRAAGLRPAILDVDVHHGNGTQGIFYDRDDVLTVSIHADPARFYPFFWGHAQERGEGRGLGYNLNLPLQRGTGDDDYLKTLDTALQRVKSFGTDVLVVALGLDASIDDPFEGLAVTKEGFARIGAAIAATGLPVLFVQEGGYLSDSLGENLTRTLTGFQEGA from the coding sequence ATGAAAGCCATATTCGACGAGCGTCAGTGGAACCACGACCCCAAGCATTTCATGGCCAATGGCGCCATTCTGCCCAACCCAGAACAGCCGAAACGGATCGAGGTCCTGCATGCGGGTGCGGTTGCGGCAGGTTGTAGCTTTGAGGCGCCCAAAGATGCAGGCCTTGGCCCCATAGCAGCGCTGCATTCGGCGGAATACCTTACCTTTCTTGAGACCATCTACACCCGCTGGCAGCGCATCCCCGGCGCGGGCGAAGAGGTGATCCCCAACATCCATCCCGCGCGCCGCACCGATGGCTATCCGAAATCCGCGGTGGGGCAGGCGGGGTTTCATCAGGCAGACACGGCTTGCCCCATTGCAGAAGGCACATGGGAGGCCGCCTATTGGTCGGCCCAATCTGCCGTGACCGGCGCGGACCTGATCCGGGACGGGGAGCGCGCGGCCTATGTCCTGTCGCGCCCGCCGGGGCACCATGCATTCGGCGATCTGGCGGGGGGCTTTTGCTTCCTCAACAACTCCGGCATCGCGGCCGAACGTCTGCGTGCCGCCGGTCTGCGCCCGGCGATCCTCGATGTGGATGTGCATCACGGCAACGGCACCCAGGGCATCTTCTATGACCGCGACGATGTGCTGACCGTCTCGATCCATGCCGACCCGGCGCGGTTCTATCCCTTCTTCTGGGGGCACGCGCAGGAGCGCGGCGAGGGGCGCGGCCTCGGCTATAATCTGAACCTGCCTCTGCAGCGTGGCACCGGGGACGACGACTACCTCAAGACGCTGGACACCGCCCTGCAGCGCGTCAAGAGCTTTGGCACCGATGTGCTGGTTGTTGCGCTGGGCCTTGATGCCTCGATCGACGATCCCTTCGAAGGGCTGGCCGTCACCAAAGAGGGCTTCGCTCGCATTGGCGCGGCCATCGCGGCGACGGGCCTGCCGGTCCTCTTCGTGCAGGAGGGTGGCTATCTCTCCGATTCCCTGGGTGAAAACTTGACCCGAACCCTGACGGGGTTTCAGGAGGGCGCGTGA
- a CDS encoding aminotransferase family protein, translating into MSNLFYQGRGRKPVLEQARGVYMWDKDGKRYLDGSSGAMVCNIGHSNETVLAAMQRQMEKSTFGYRLHFETEASEQLAARLAGLMPEGLSKVFFVSGGSEAVESGMKMARQYALATGQESRWKVISRSPSYHGCTLGALAVTGYTTLSAPFAPMMQDMPKVPAPRAYLDGLDPNDPATGEHYANLLEAKILAEGPESVLAFILEPVGGASTGALVPPVGYMERIREICDQYGVLLIMDEVMTGAGRTGTFLGCEHWGTRPDIVVMSKGIGSGYVPLGAMIADERLVDPVLDAGGFAHGFTYAGNPLACAAGLAVVEEIEAQGLCQNAAEMGDKLIARLHGLMQKHEILGDVRGKGLLTAFEFMSDRTTKAPLPKAMNAYQRFVDIAYDKGLIVYSRRTRDGVEGDHILVCPPLIVSDTHLDEIIEGLDASLVQLTDEIHPALKAG; encoded by the coding sequence ATGAGCAATCTCTTTTATCAGGGCCGCGGCCGCAAACCGGTGCTGGAACAGGCGCGCGGCGTCTACATGTGGGACAAGGATGGCAAGCGCTATCTGGACGGCTCCTCTGGCGCGATGGTCTGCAATATCGGCCATTCGAACGAGACTGTGCTGGCGGCGATGCAGCGGCAGATGGAGAAATCCACATTCGGCTACCGGCTGCATTTTGAAACCGAAGCCTCAGAGCAGCTGGCGGCGCGTCTGGCCGGCTTAATGCCCGAGGGGCTCAGTAAGGTGTTCTTCGTCTCCGGTGGATCGGAAGCAGTGGAAAGCGGTATGAAGATGGCCCGGCAATATGCGCTGGCCACCGGGCAGGAGAGCCGCTGGAAAGTGATATCCCGCAGCCCCTCCTATCACGGTTGCACGCTGGGCGCGCTGGCAGTCACCGGCTATACCACTTTGTCAGCGCCCTTTGCACCGATGATGCAGGACATGCCAAAGGTGCCCGCTCCGCGCGCCTATCTCGACGGGCTTGATCCAAATGATCCCGCCACCGGGGAGCATTATGCTAACTTGCTGGAGGCGAAGATACTCGCCGAAGGGCCTGAAAGCGTCCTCGCCTTCATCCTGGAGCCCGTTGGTGGCGCATCCACCGGGGCGCTGGTCCCGCCTGTGGGATATATGGAGCGGATCCGCGAGATCTGTGACCAATATGGAGTCCTCTTGATCATGGACGAGGTGATGACCGGTGCCGGGCGCACGGGCACCTTCCTTGGCTGTGAACACTGGGGCACACGCCCCGATATCGTGGTGATGTCCAAGGGGATCGGCTCTGGCTACGTGCCGCTGGGGGCGATGATCGCCGATGAACGGCTGGTCGATCCGGTGCTGGATGCGGGCGGTTTTGCCCATGGCTTCACCTATGCCGGGAACCCTCTGGCCTGCGCGGCGGGGCTGGCCGTGGTGGAAGAGATCGAGGCGCAGGGTCTATGCCAAAACGCGGCAGAGATGGGCGACAAGCTGATCGCACGCCTACACGGTCTGATGCAGAAGCATGAGATCCTTGGCGACGTGCGCGGCAAGGGGTTGTTGACCGCCTTTGAGTTCATGTCGGATCGCACCACAAAGGCGCCTTTGCCCAAGGCGATGAACGCCTATCAACGCTTTGTGGACATCGCTTATGACAAGGGGCTGATCGTCTACTCGCGCCGCACCCGCGACGGGGTGGAAGGGGACCATATCCTTGTCTGCCCACCCTTGATCGTGAGTGACACCCATCTGGATGAGATCATCGAAGGGCTTGATGCCTCGCTTGTTCAACTCACCGACGAAATACACCCCGCACTGAAAGCCGGTTAA